In a genomic window of Bacteroidota bacterium:
- a CDS encoding NADH-quinone oxidoreductase subunit I, which translates to MQLLTNRSKVVVNKKMSLMERLYLPAIIKGMFITFSHLFKKAATVKYPEQQRAFAPVYRGMHVLKRDELGRENCTACGLCAVACPAEAITMTAAERKPGEEMLFREEKYAAIYEINMLRCIFCGLCEEACPKEAIFLTDRITPPEYNRETFIYGKDKLVEPLALEQRIDVTKRQEFTRD; encoded by the coding sequence ATGCAGTTACTCACTAACAGATCGAAAGTAGTTGTCAATAAAAAGATGTCCCTGATGGAACGTCTTTATTTGCCTGCCATCATTAAAGGCATGTTCATTACCTTCAGTCATTTATTTAAAAAAGCAGCAACGGTTAAGTATCCCGAACAGCAGCGTGCATTTGCCCCTGTATATAGAGGCATGCATGTATTGAAACGTGATGAGCTAGGCCGCGAAAACTGTACTGCCTGTGGCCTTTGTGCCGTTGCTTGTCCTGCCGAAGCCATCACTATGACAGCCGCCGAAAGAAAGCCTGGAGAAGAAATGCTATTCCGCGAAGAGAAATATGCTGCTATATATGAAATCAATATGTTGCGTTGCATTTTTTGCGGGCTCTGCGAAGAGGCCTGCCCCAAAGAAGCCATCTTCCTCACCGATAGAATTACCCCACCCGAATACAACCGCGAAACCTTTATATACGGTAAAGATAAATTAGTGGAGCCCCTTGCCCTTGAGCAAAGGATAGACGTAACCAAAAGACAAGAATTCACCCGAGATTAA
- a CDS encoding NADH-quinone oxidoreductase subunit J, protein MSQYLFYFLAFVSIFSALLVVTAKNPIHSVLFLIVTFFAIAGQYIILNAQFLAIVHIIVYAGAIMVLFLFVLMLLNLNKESEPVKSNMMKGIGVVSGCLLALVLVAALHKSTMSPALGLPNDEIGLVGNLGKVLFKDYVVPFEISSLLFLSAMIGAVMLGKRESKAEPVI, encoded by the coding sequence ATGAGCCAATACCTGTTTTATTTCCTTGCATTCGTTTCTATTTTCTCTGCCCTGTTGGTAGTGACTGCAAAGAACCCCATTCACAGTGTATTATTTCTCATCGTCACTTTTTTTGCTATTGCAGGTCAATATATTATACTTAACGCACAATTCTTGGCCATCGTGCATATCATCGTATATGCTGGTGCCATCATGGTATTATTCTTATTTGTATTGATGTTGTTGAATTTGAATAAAGAATCGGAGCCCGTAAAAAGTAATATGATGAAAGGCATAGGCGTTGTATCAGGGTGCTTATTGGCTTTGGTATTGGTGGCCGCTTTGCACAAATCGACCATGTCGCCAGCACTGGGTTTACCTAATGATGAAATAGGATTGGTGGGCAACTTGGGCAAGGTACTTTTTAAAGATTATGTAGTTCCATTTGAAATATCCTCACTGTTATTTTTATCAGCTATGATAGGAGCAGTAATGCTTGGCAAACGTGAATCGAAAGCAGAACCCGTTATATAA
- the nuoK gene encoding NADH-quinone oxidoreductase subunit NuoK, which produces MSIPIEHYILLSSILFCIGVMGVLLRRNAIILLMCVELMLNSVNLLMAAFSTYHGDAAGQIFVFFIMVVAAAEVAVGLALLVMIYRNFKTTDINLFNKLKW; this is translated from the coding sequence TTGAGTATACCTATAGAACATTATATATTATTAAGCTCCATACTTTTTTGCATTGGGGTAATGGGCGTTCTGCTTAGGCGAAATGCCATTATATTATTAATGTGTGTGGAGTTGATGTTGAACTCTGTGAATTTATTGATGGCCGCATTCAGCACCTATCATGGCGATGCAGCAGGGCAAATATTTGTATTCTTTATTATGGTGGTGGCTGCAGCCGAAGTTGCTGTGGGATTGGCGTTGCTTGTAATGATATACCGCAATTTCAAAACCACCGATATTAACCTCTTTAACAAACTTAAATGGTAA
- the nuoL gene encoding NADH-quinone oxidoreductase subunit L encodes MADLVYLIPLLPFLGFVINGLVGKSLPKPVVAIIACGTVLGSFILSILCFKQVIDTGAFTAVLYDWIAVGNTHIQIAFQIDQLSTLMMLIITGIGFLIHMYSDGYMHDDDGFHRFFAYLNLFIFSMLLLVMGSNYMLMFFGWEGVGLCSYLLIGFWYKNKEFGVAARKAFIMNRIGDLGLLLGIFMIFNSFGSIEYADVFKNASAHSDATNLICILLFIGAMGKSAQIPLYTWLPDAMAGPTPVSALIHAATMVTAGIYLVVRSNALFAISPSASELMMYIGLATAMIAGTIGLKQNDIKKVLAYSTVSQLGFMFVALGVGAYTTAMFHVLTHAFFKALLFLGSGSVIHGMGGEQDIRKMGGLSKALPITHITFLIGTLAIAGVPFFSGFFSKDEILAMTHGHSDIVFALLAITAVITAVYMFRLYFLVFRGNFRGTHHQKEHLHESPISMTLPLVVLAVLSAVGGFLGMPAWMSDNHILNHFLHPIVAGASHFHPSELFEFTVLGVSIVLLTIIIFATRNYYITKSIIPESDEKEEGIAKVLSHKYYIDELYNTLFVKPIEALSVFLHKVVDNQIVDGIVNGIAWCVKQSSNLFRLLQDGKLEWYMIGMVAGVLLILALNFLI; translated from the coding sequence ATGGCTGATTTAGTTTACCTCATACCTCTGTTGCCTTTTTTAGGTTTTGTCATCAACGGTTTGGTGGGCAAAAGTTTACCCAAACCCGTGGTTGCCATTATAGCCTGTGGCACCGTTTTAGGCTCATTTATTCTTTCTATACTTTGCTTCAAACAAGTAATTGATACAGGTGCTTTCACCGCAGTATTATATGATTGGATTGCTGTAGGAAATACGCATATACAAATTGCTTTTCAAATAGACCAGTTGAGCACTTTGATGATGCTTATTATAACAGGTATTGGATTTTTGATACACATGTATTCCGATGGATATATGCACGATGATGATGGCTTCCACAGATTTTTCGCCTACCTCAATTTATTTATTTTCTCCATGCTATTATTAGTAATGGGAAGTAACTATATGCTCATGTTCTTTGGTTGGGAAGGTGTAGGACTTTGCTCTTATTTGCTTATAGGGTTTTGGTACAAAAACAAAGAATTTGGTGTAGCAGCACGCAAAGCTTTTATCATGAACCGTATTGGTGATTTGGGATTACTGCTTGGAATCTTTATGATATTCAATTCTTTTGGTAGTATAGAATATGCTGATGTCTTTAAAAATGCATCTGCACATAGTGATGCCACAAATCTAATTTGTATATTATTATTTATTGGAGCCATGGGTAAGTCGGCACAGATACCTTTATATACATGGTTGCCCGATGCGATGGCCGGCCCAACGCCCGTTTCAGCACTCATACATGCCGCCACAATGGTTACTGCGGGTATATATTTGGTGGTGCGTAGTAATGCATTATTTGCCATCTCGCCTTCTGCATCCGAATTGATGATGTATATAGGTTTGGCCACTGCGATGATAGCAGGAACAATCGGACTAAAACAAAACGATATTAAAAAAGTATTGGCTTATAGTACCGTTAGTCAGTTGGGATTTATGTTTGTGGCATTGGGTGTGGGTGCATATACTACGGCCATGTTCCATGTATTAACGCATGCGTTCTTTAAAGCATTATTATTCTTAGGCTCGGGCTCTGTAATACATGGCATGGGCGGCGAACAAGACATCCGCAAAATGGGTGGCTTATCAAAAGCATTACCTATCACACATATCACTTTTTTAATTGGAACATTAGCTATTGCAGGTGTTCCATTCTTCTCAGGATTTTTCAGTAAAGACGAAATATTGGCGATGACACATGGTCATTCTGATATCGTGTTTGCCTTGTTAGCTATAACAGCAGTGATTACTGCAGTATATATGTTCCGTTTATACTTTTTGGTTTTCCGTGGCAACTTTAGAGGTACGCACCATCAAAAAGAACATTTGCACGAAAGCCCAATCAGTATGACTTTGCCTTTGGTGGTATTGGCTGTACTTTCTGCTGTTGGCGGATTTTTGGGCATGCCAGCATGGATGAGCGACAACCATATACTCAATCATTTTCTGCATCCTATTGTAGCAGGGGCATCACATTTTCATCCAAGCGAATTATTCGAATTTACCGTTCTCGGAGTTTCTATTGTATTGCTTACTATTATCATATTTGCCACACGCAATTATTATATAACAAAATCTATTATTCCCGAATCGGATGAAAAAGAAGAAGGTATTGCAAAAGTATTATCACACAAATATTATATCGATGAATTATATAATACTTTGTTTGTAAAACCTATCGAAGCACTTTCTGTATTCCTTCACAAAGTGGTCGACAATCAAATAGTGGATGGCATAGTAAACGGTATAGCATGGTGTGTGAAACAAAGTTCAAATCTCTTCAGACTATTGCAGGACGGCAAACTTGAGTGGTATATGATAGGAATGGTAGCAGGCGTTTTATTAATATTAGCTTTAAACTTTTTAATATAA